GTCAGCGCGCACGTCTCCGCGTCCAGGACCGCGGGCACTCCCAGCGGAACCGTCAGCGCCGTGCCGCTGTGGCCGAAGCCCAGCTCCTCCACCACGGGTATGCCCAGGCCGCCCAGCCGGTCGACGAGGACCGCCCGCACGTCCTCGTACGGGCCGCACTCCTCCCATGAGCCCAGGCCGACGCCTGCGACACCGTCCAGCCAGCCGGAACGCAGCAGTTGAGTGAGGACCCGGTCGAGCCGGTACGGCTCCTCCCCCACGTCCTCCAGGAGCAGCAGCCCCCCGCGCGCCGAGGGCCTGCCGTGCGGGGTTCCGAGGTCGGCGGCGAGCAGACTGACGCAGCCGCCGAGCGTGACCCCGCGGGCGCGGCCGGGGACCAGCGTCCGCGCCGTGTCCAGACCGAGCGTCAGCACCTTCTCCGGCTCGAACAGCGTGGCCCGCAGGGACTCCTGGGTGCGCGCGTCCGACAGGAACGTGGCCGCGGCGACCATCGGTCCGTGGAGCGTGGCGAACCCCGTCCGGACGGCGAACGCCTCGTGCAGGGCGGTGACGTCGCTGTAGCCGACGAACGCCTTGGGCCCGGCCGCCTTGATCGCCGGCCAGTCGACGAGGTCCACCATGCGCTGCACCCCGTAGCCGCCGCGCGCGCAGATCACGGCGGAGACGGACGGGTCGCACCAGGCGTCCGTCAGGTCGCGGGCCCTCGCCCGGTCCGCGCCCGCGAGGTAGCCGAGGGTGGGATGGGCGTCGAGGACGTGCGGGGCGACCACGGGATCCAGGTCCCAGCCGCGCAGGATGTCCAGCCCGGCCAGGAGGCGCTCCTCGGGTACGGGTCCGCTGGGGGCGACGACGGCGACCCGTGACCCGGGCCGGAGGCGCGCGGCCCGGGTCAGGGGTTCGGCGGTGGTGTGCGGGGCCTTCGGGGTCACGAGCGGAGCTCCAGGTCGGGGACGTCGGTACGGGTGAGGCCGAAGGTCCGTGCGTACAGGGCGAGTTCGGCCTCCAGTGCCCTGATCATCGTGTCGGCCCTGCGGAAGCCGTGCCCCTCGCCCTCGAAGGCGAGGTAGGCATGGGGGACGCCCCGGCCGGCCATCCGGGCGACGAAGCGCTCGGCCTGCGCGGGCGGGCAGATGACGTCGTCGAGTCCCTGGAGCAGGAGGAAGGGGGTCGTGACCCGGTCGACGTGCTCGATCGGTGAGCGTTCCTCGTAGCGGGCGGGGACCTCGTCGAGAGGGCCGATGAGGCCGTGGAGGTACTGGGACTCGAAGTCGTGGGTCTCGTCGGTGGCCCAGCCCAGCAGGTCGAGGATGGGGTAGATGATCGTGCCGCAGGCGTACACGTCGGTGGTGACGAGGGAGGCCGCGGTCGTCCAGCCGCCCGCGCTGCCTCCGCGTACCGCGAGCCGGGCGGGGTCGGCAGTGCCCTCGGCGGCGAGGGCCGCGGCGACGGCCGCGCAGTCCTCGACGTCGACGACGCCCCACTGCTCGCGCAGCCGTTCCCGGTACTCCCGGCCGTAGCCGGTCGAGCCGCCGTAGTTGACCTCGGCGACGCCGATCCCGCGCGAGGTGAAGTAGGCGATCTCCAGGTCGAGGGCGAGCGGGGCGTGCCCGGTGGGTCCGCCGTGGGCCCAGATCACGTAGGGCGGCAGTTCGCCGGCGGGGCCGGTGAACCCGGGGTGGTGCGGCGGGTACACCTGCGCGTGGATCTCGCGTCCGCCGGGGCCGGTGAAGGTGCGGATCCGCGGCTCGGGGTAGTAGGCGGGGTCGACGGCGTCCGTGTGCGCGGCGCCGACGACGCGGGTGCGGCCGGTGCGGGTGTCGAGCTCGACGAGTTCGTAGGCGCTGCGCGGTCCCGCGGCGACGCCGACGACGCGGGTGCCGTGCGCGGCGAGGGTGGAGGCCCATTCGGTCCAGGGTCCTGCGGCGTCGACGAGGGTTCCGCTGTCGGGATCGAGTATCCCGAGGGCGGTGGTTCCCTTGCCGTGGACGACGGCGATCAGGCCGTTCTCGAGGGGTGTGAACCAGTTCAGCCCGATCTTCCAGAGCGGTCCGGCGAACTCCTCGTCGCGGGGGCAGAGCGCGAGGGGTTCGCCGGCCTCGCCGGCCGCGTCGAGCTCCGTCCGGTAGAGGTTCCACCAGCCGGTGCGGTCGCTCGCGAAGAGCAGTCGCCCGGGCGCGTCCCAGGCGACCTGTGCGATCGACTCGGCGGGGCCGCCGGCGACGGTCCGGGTGCCGTGGAAGGTGCCGTCGGGGGCGACGTCGGCGAGCTGGACCTCGGTGCCGTCCCAGGGCATGCGGGGGTGGTCCCAGGCGATCCAGGCCGCCCGGTGCCCGTCCGGGGAGAGCCGGGGGCCCGTGACGAACCGGTGTCGCCCGTCGGAGAGTTCGCGCACGGCACCGCGGTCCTCTGCGGCCGATCCGTCCAGCGGCACGGCGGCGAGGACCCGGCGGACGTCGGTCGGCGCGGGCCCGGTGAACTCCTCCAGGACGCACCACACCTCGCCGCGGTCGGGGTGGATCACCGGGTCGACCCAGCGCAGTCCGCCGCCGACGCCGGAGACCGGTGTGAGCGGCCGGGGCCCGGCACCGGGCCCTGCCTCCGGCTCGTAGGCGTACAGGCGCTGGTCGGGGAAGTGGCTGAAGACCACGAGCGGTCCGCCGCGCGGCCGCGCGCTCGCGGCCCAGGGCTGTCCGCCGTACTCGACGACCCGGCTGCGGACGTTCCACGGCGCCGGGAGCACCGGCTCCTCGGTACCGTCGGCGCGCCGCCGGACGAGGGCACGCCTGCCGCCCTCGGCGGGCCGGGGCGCGGTCCACCACAGCTCGTCGCCGACGGTGCCCACGTACTCGGGTCGCCCGTCGTGGGCGGCGGCGAGCGCGGCGTCGACGGGCGACGGCCAACTGCCGTGCGCGGCCGTGGTCGCGGTCGTGGACGTGGACGCGGCCATCTCGGCTCCCCCTGTCACTGCGTTCTCCTAGGCGGACTTCATGTAGTGGTCGAGCACCCGGACGCCGAAGTGCAGGGCGTCGACGGGGACGCGCTCGTCGACGCCGTGGAAGAGCGCCCCGTAGTCGAGCTCCGGTGGCAGCCGCAGCGGAGAGAAACCGTAGCCGGTGATGCCCAGCCGGGAGAACTGCTTGGCGTCGGTGCCGCCGGACATGGTGAACGGCACGACGTGTCCGGCCGGGTCGAAGCGCTCGACGGCGGCCCGGAGCTTCGCGAAGGTCGGCGAGTCGACCGGCGCCTCCAGGGACACCTCGCGGTGGTGGAACTCCCACTCCACGTCGGGCCCCGTGAGCGCGTCCATGGTCGTGGCGAACTCCTCCTCGCCGCCGGGCAGCGTCCGTCCGTCGATGTACGCGACGGCCTGGCCCGGGATGACGTTGACCTTGTAACCGGCCTTCAGCATCGTCGGGTTGGCGCTGTTGCGGACGGTCGGTGCGACGAGTGCGGCGGCGGGGCCGAGCTTGTCGAGGAGGAGGTCGACGTCGAGGTCGGGCGCGCCGGTGTCGACGTCGATGCCGTACAGCGCGGCGAGTTCGGTGAGGGCGGCGCGGACGGTGGTGGTGAGGCGCACCGGCCAGGTGTGCGCGCCGATCCGGGCGACGGCGGAGGCGAGGCGGGTGACGGCGTTGGCGGTGTTCACCTTGGAGCCGTGGCCCGCCTTGCCGTGGGCGGTCAGCTTGAGCCAGGCAGTGCCCCGCTCCCCCGCCGCGATCGGGTAGAGGGTCGTGCCGGGCTGCGGGTGGAAGCTGAACGCCCCGGACTCGCTGATGCCTTCCGTGCAGCCCTCGAAGAGCGCGGCGTGGCGGTCGGCCAGGAAGCCGGAGCCGTCGTCGGCGCTTGCCTCCTCGTCGGCGGTGTACGCGAGGACGATGTCGCGGCGCGGGCGGACGCCCTGTCGGGCCCAGGAGCGGACGACGGCCAGGACCATCGCGTCCATGTTCTTCATGTCGACGGCGCCGCGCCCCCACACGAGCCCGTCGCGGACCTCCCCGGAGAAGGGGTGCACGGTCCATTCGGCGGGGTCGGCGGGGACGACGTCGAGGTGGCCGTGGACGAGGAGCGCGTCGGCCGAGGGGTCGGTGCCGGGGATGCGCGCCACGACGTTGGTGCGGCCGGGGGTCCGCTCCAGGAGGGTGGGTGCGATCCCGGCGGCCGCGAGCCGCTCGGCGACGTACTCGGCGGCGGGGCGCTCGCGGCAGTCGCCGCCGCCCCGGTTGGTGGTGTCAATGCGGATGAGCTCGGAGGTGAAGGTGACCACCTCGTCGAGCGCCGTCGTGTCCGGGCCCCGGACCTCCTCAGCCATACTGCTCCTCCACTGCGGCCGAGACGATGGTCGTGACCGCCTTGAACGTGCGAATTGCCTCGTACATCGTCTCCCCCGTGTAGGAGACGCGCCGCTCGCCGCTCCGCGCCACGCCGGGAACCACCGTGGCGGCCGCGCCGAGGTGGTCGGCGTCGAACTCCAGCTCCACCGTGAACGGTCCGCCGCGGACCGGCTCGTGCCGGACGGCGAGGGCGGTCGCGTCCTTCGCCGCCGCTCTGATGTCGGCGGCGGTCCTGGCCGGGGTGCGGCACACCGCCGCGTACCGCGAGACGTGGTCCTTGACGGCCACCTTGCGGGCCTCCGGCGCGTACCCGAGGGCGTCCTCGCAGGTCAGGTCGTCGCCGGTGACGAGCACGACCGGGACGCCGTACTCCGCCACCACATGGGCGTTGAGCAGGCCCTCGCTCGCGCGCTCGCCGTTCAGCCAGACGCCCGTGATCGAGTTGGCGAGGTAGGTGTGCGCGAGGACGCCCTCGGTGCCCGCGCCCGTGTGGTAGCCGACGAAGGCGATCCCGTCGACGTCCCCGTGCTGCACGCCCTCGACCATCGACAGCGACTTGTGCCGGCCGGTGAGCATCTCGGCGCGCTCGTCGAGCCGCTCCAGGAGCAGGTTCCGCATGCTCCAGTGCGCTTCGTTGATCAGGACCTCGTCGGCGCCGCCGTCGAAGAAGCCGAGCACGGCCGCGTTCACGTCGGACGTGAACATCGCGCGGCAGCGCTCCCACTGCGGTGTACCGGGCAGCACGTCGGCGGGCCAGGTCACCCCGGTCGCGCCCTCCATGTCGGCGCTGATGAGGATCTTCATGTCTGGCACCGTACGCGCCGCCCGGCACCCCTACCACCCCTGTGGATAACCGCCGTTGGAGTGGACCAATGACAGCCTGTCGGAGGTCACCGGGACGGCGGTACGGATCATCCGCGGAGTTCCGGATGCCCAAGGTCATGGGAGCATGCTGCCCTCCGGGCCTCCCGACCCGCCCTCGAATGAACGGGCGCCTCGACGATGGCTCGAATAGGGCGAAATATCGTCAACATGTGCGTATAGGCTGTCGGCCGCAGTTGTCGTACCGACCCCGGAGAGCACTCGGTGACCATCGCCATCACCCCGTCCGACACGTCCGCCGAAGACCGCGAGGCCGCCCCCGCGGCGATCTCGGAGCCCGAGTTCTGGGTGCCGGAGGCCCCGGAGCCGGACGCCCCGGAGCCGGAGGCCTCCACGCCGGAGGTCCCCGCGGCCGAGGTCCAGGACGAGGAGCCGGAGCCCGTGTCGCCCGACGCGCACGACCCCGTCGTCGTCCGCGACGCGCAGGACTTCGGGATCTACGCGCGGACCGGCGGCTGGGCCTTCGCGCTCAAGGTCGCGCGGAGCGTGCGCCCCGGCGGCCAGCCCGCCGAGGGCACGGCCGCCGCGAAGGTCTCGGCGAAGGCGTTCGCCGCGCTCGCGGGGTGCTCGCCCGACCGGGTCATGCGCTACTACAAGGCCTGGGACATGGCGGCCGACGACGGCCTGGTCCCGCAGTTCGAGGTCCTGGTGCCCGGCGAGGACGTCGAGCTGCCCGACGCGGACGTCTGGCTCTCGTACTACACCTCCCGCAACAGCGCGTCCTCCGTGCGCGGCCAGGCGATCAGCGCCGCGGCCGAGGCGGAGGGCATCCGGCCGACGAAGGCCCTGGAGGTCGCCGAGAACCCGACGGCGCTGCGGGCCGCGATCCTCGCCGACCCCGGGACGGCCGAGGCGGCACGCGGCGCGCTGCTCGACCGGATGAAGGAGGACCCGGCCCTCCAGACGGAGATGGCCCGCGCGTTCGCCCGCACCGACGACCTGAAGAAGGCGGTGGCGAGCGAGGCGAAGGCGGCCGACCGCATCGGGTACGTGCGGCAGATCGTCGAGAACGGTCAGATCAAGACCCCGGCCGGGCAGACGGTGGACGCGCCGGCCGAGCTGCGCGCCGAGGCGGAGCGCCACCTGTCGCTCATCGACGAACTCGACGACTCCGAGGAGGCGGGCGAGTGGGCCGGTGAGGCGTACGACGCGGTGAAGGGCCTGGTCGCCCGGGCCGTCGAGGAGGACCCGACGCTGCGGGTCCAGGAGCGGCGCACCAAGTTCTACAACAGCTTGCAGAAGGCGACGAAGGTCTTCGAGGAGCTGACGCTGGACGAGGTGATGGAGGAGGACATCTACGAGGCCGACATGCTCCAGCGCCTCGAAGCCCTCCAGGACGCGATCGGCACCTGCATCAGCGCGCTGCGCAAGGCGTCGACCGGTTCCTGACCCGGCACCGAGATCTCGATCGTCGGCGGGCGGTTGCCCACCTACCTGTACGAGCCGCCCGGCCTGCCGGCCTTGCCGCCACCGGATCCGGAGCCCGTGGAGGTCTGACGTACGACACAGCGAAACGGAGGGTCGCCCCCGGCACGAAGCCGGGGACGACCCTCCGTCATGTCTCCTGGATGCTGTCAGTCCGACGGGACCTTGATCCCGCGACTCATCAGCTCCAGTTGTTCGCCTCGGAGAATTCCTCCAGAGACGGTGTCACATCGTTCGAGAACGCTTCCGCGAGGTCGCGCAACTCGGTCAGGGTCGATTCCGCACCCTGACGTTCTCCTGCCTCGCCTCGCTCCCTCAGCAGGATTGCGAGCGCTCGATCCTCAGCATCCCTCTCCCCCTGGACCAGTGGCCCAGGAGCCGGCTGAGGCTCACCGCTTCGCACGATCACGGGCTTCTCTCCGGAGAGCTTGAAATCAACCATGGAGAAAAGCGTTCGCATCGTTTTGTAACCGGTTTCGATGCGATCGACGGACGGCCTCAAGGAAACTGCCAGCGCTTCCCCGACGAGACCGACAGCCATCTCCGCGTAGAACCCGGGAGACGCGGTGGGATCCGCGTCTTCGAATTCACCCTCGTCATCTTCGACGAGGGAATCGAGGAAGGCTGCGCACTCGTCCGCCTCGTCGTGACCAGCGGCCATACGCCACGCGAGTTCCAGACCGGAATCGATCCAGTCCTGCTGCTCTTCGGATCCCAACACCCGACAGAAGGCTGCCGCCCGCTCCGCTGTTGCCGCAGCGAGGAGTTTCAACTCGGTATCCGATGGGCTAGGAAGGTTCTCAATCACGACGTCCCGCTAATCTTCGCTCGAAATCCAGAAGTACCTGAACGGGGAATACTTGATGGTTCCGTGTCCACCCATGAGGTTCACATCCCTCGTGTCCACCAGGGGGAGGCAGTGTTCGTTGCAGAAGTTGGTCGACGCCGCACCGAAGATCGCGTGCTCGTTCGAGGCCAGGTTACCGAGGATGGCTTCCTCGGCATGTCCTGCAGCTTGGATGAACTCCTCGCCGTCGCGGAGCGACCATGCCGGCGGCTGCGCGGCCCCACCACTGATTCCGATGCGAATCGTAACGCTCCGGGTGTCGGAGTTGTAGACGCCGATCACCGCGGTGACCCCCCTGTAGTTGGCGCCAGGGAAGTCGTCTCGGGTGGACTGCAGTTCCAGCGCTCGGTCGTGCGCGAGGCGGGCATCGTCTTCAGTCGCGACACCACAGTTGTGAACCAGGACGGGTGTCGCCCCGGCCAGCACGTAGTACGTGTGGGTGTCCGAGACGGTCAGGTTGTGGACCGTCTCGCTCCGGGCCGTCCATCGCTGGACCGCGGTGACCTGGACGGAGACACCCGCGCTGGTCCTGAGCCACTCACGCGGCTTCAGGTCCGTGGCGCTGATCCACTCGCCCAGTTCGGGGACCCAGAAGGGGTGACCATCGGTCGCGGTGACCTCGGCCGTCTTCGTGCCCTTCGGGCCGTCCGTGTCGATGGTGACCTTGACCAGGCGCTTGAGGCCCTCGCCCTTGATCTCCGCCGTGACCGTCTCGGTCCGGGTCTCCCCGGTCCTCGGGTCGGTGGCGACGATCTTGTCACCCGTTCTGACGTCCTCGATGGCCTTGACGGAGCCGTCCGCCATCAACACCTTCGTGCCCTGCACGAAGCTGTTGTCCGCCGTCTTGCAGGAGCCGCCGCTGGACCCGCCGTTGCTACGG
The sequence above is a segment of the Streptomyces sp. NBC_01255 genome. Coding sequences within it:
- a CDS encoding S66 peptidase family protein, which encodes MTPKAPHTTAEPLTRAARLRPGSRVAVVAPSGPVPEERLLAGLDILRGWDLDPVVAPHVLDAHPTLGYLAGADRARARDLTDAWCDPSVSAVICARGGYGVQRMVDLVDWPAIKAAGPKAFVGYSDVTALHEAFAVRTGFATLHGPMVAAATFLSDARTQESLRATLFEPEKVLTLGLDTARTLVPGRARGVTLGGCVSLLAADLGTPHGRPSARGGLLLLEDVGEEPYRLDRVLTQLLRSGWLDGVAGVGLGSWEECGPYEDVRAVLVDRLGGLGIPVVEELGFGHSGTALTVPLGVPAVLDAETCALTLEMPALA
- a CDS encoding S9 family peptidase yields the protein MAASTSTTATTAAHGSWPSPVDAALAAAHDGRPEYVGTVGDELWWTAPRPAEGGRRALVRRRADGTEEPVLPAPWNVRSRVVEYGGQPWAASARPRGGPLVVFSHFPDQRLYAYEPEAGPGAGPRPLTPVSGVGGGLRWVDPVIHPDRGEVWCVLEEFTGPAPTDVRRVLAAVPLDGSAAEDRGAVRELSDGRHRFVTGPRLSPDGHRAAWIAWDHPRMPWDGTEVQLADVAPDGTFHGTRTVAGGPAESIAQVAWDAPGRLLFASDRTGWWNLYRTELDAAGEAGEPLALCPRDEEFAGPLWKIGLNWFTPLENGLIAVVHGKGTTALGILDPDSGTLVDAAGPWTEWASTLAAHGTRVVGVAAGPRSAYELVELDTRTGRTRVVGAAHTDAVDPAYYPEPRIRTFTGPGGREIHAQVYPPHHPGFTGPAGELPPYVIWAHGGPTGHAPLALDLEIAYFTSRGIGVAEVNYGGSTGYGREYRERLREQWGVVDVEDCAAVAAALAAEGTADPARLAVRGGSAGGWTTAASLVTTDVYACGTIIYPILDLLGWATDETHDFESQYLHGLIGPLDEVPARYEERSPIEHVDRVTTPFLLLQGLDDVICPPAQAERFVARMAGRGVPHAYLAFEGEGHGFRRADTMIRALEAELALYARTFGLTRTDVPDLELRS
- a CDS encoding M20/M25/M40 family metallo-hydrolase → MAEEVRGPDTTALDEVVTFTSELIRIDTTNRGGGDCRERPAAEYVAERLAAAGIAPTLLERTPGRTNVVARIPGTDPSADALLVHGHLDVVPADPAEWTVHPFSGEVRDGLVWGRGAVDMKNMDAMVLAVVRSWARQGVRPRRDIVLAYTADEEASADDGSGFLADRHAALFEGCTEGISESGAFSFHPQPGTTLYPIAAGERGTAWLKLTAHGKAGHGSKVNTANAVTRLASAVARIGAHTWPVRLTTTVRAALTELAALYGIDVDTGAPDLDVDLLLDKLGPAAALVAPTVRNSANPTMLKAGYKVNVIPGQAVAYIDGRTLPGGEEEFATTMDALTGPDVEWEFHHREVSLEAPVDSPTFAKLRAAVERFDPAGHVVPFTMSGGTDAKQFSRLGITGYGFSPLRLPPELDYGALFHGVDERVPVDALHFGVRVLDHYMKSA
- a CDS encoding M55 family metallopeptidase, with the protein product MKILISADMEGATGVTWPADVLPGTPQWERCRAMFTSDVNAAVLGFFDGGADEVLINEAHWSMRNLLLERLDERAEMLTGRHKSLSMVEGVQHGDVDGIAFVGYHTGAGTEGVLAHTYLANSITGVWLNGERASEGLLNAHVVAEYGVPVVLVTGDDLTCEDALGYAPEARKVAVKDHVSRYAAVCRTPARTAADIRAAAKDATALAVRHEPVRGGPFTVELEFDADHLGAAATVVPGVARSGERRVSYTGETMYEAIRTFKAVTTIVSAAVEEQYG